The sequence below is a genomic window from Vibrio spartinae.
CGATCAGAACCGAATCGACCCCAGCCCGTTGGCAGCGGTGATAAAAGTCGTCAATGCCACGAGTGTAGACTAGGTTGGCATAGACAAGCAGACCGATCGGTAAATCCGGATAATTTTGCCGCACTTGCGTTATGAGTTCAAAACAGATATCCGGGGTGGTCTTTGCTGCGAGAGCCCGCATGTTCGCTCCCTGAATGGTTGGGCCATCAGCGAGCGGATCAGAGAACGGGATACCCAGTTCCAGTGCGTCCGCACCGGCTTCAATCAACGTATTGATAATTTCTAAAGAGAGTGACGGGGTGGGGTCACCAATGGTTACAAAAGGAACAAATGCGCCTTGATTCTTTTCCGTCAGTTGTTGGAAAAGTGTTTGGTAACGATTCATGACAGCACTCCTTTTTCTTCTAAGATTTTATGGACGGTGAAAATATCTTTGTCACCTCGTCCAGATAAGTTCACCACCAGCGTCTGTTCTTTCTCTGGTTCGCTGCGAGCCATTTTGAGGGCATGGGCTAAAGCATGAGAAGACTCAAGAGCCGGGATAATGCCTTCATGACGAGCCAATTCTTGAAAAGCATCCAGAGCTTCGTCATCGGTGATATTTTCATATTCGGCTCTGCCGATTGCATTTAAATGAGCATGCTGCGGACCGACTGATGGAAAATCGAGCCCGGCAGAAACCGAATAAGATTCTTCAATCTGACCATACGCATCTTGCATCAGTGGGGATTTCATGCCCAGATAAATCCCGGTTTTGCCATATTTTAATGGTGCACCATGCTGATGAGTTTCAACCCCTTTCCCACCGGGTTCGACTCCGATCAAGCGGACATTTTCTTCTTCAATAAAATCAGCAAACATACCAATCGCATTTGAACCGCCCCCCACACAGGCGATCACCGCATCCGGTAATTTACCTTCACGCGCTAAAATTTGATGTTTTGTCTCTTCCCCGATAATTCTCTGGAATTCCCGCACAATGGTCGGGAATGGGTGAGGCCCCGCAGCCGTACCTAATAAATAGTGGGATGTTTCGTAGCTTGCTGACCAGTCGCGCATCGCTTCGTTACAAGCATCTTTGAGTGTTGATGACCCCGCGTGGACAGGAATGACGGTTGCACCCATCAAACGCATCCGAAACACATTCGGACTTTGACGTTCAATGTCTTTGGCACCCATGTAAACCCGGCATTTTAACCCCAACAGTGCACAGGCAATGGCTGTTGCAACACCATGCTGCCCGGCGCCCGTCTCTGCGATGATTTCTTGTTTACCCATTCGTTTGGCCAACAGAGCTTGTCCGAGCACCTGATTGGTTTTATGAGCGCCGCCATGCAGCAAATCTTCTCGTTTGAGATACAGTTTGGTCTTGGTACCTTTGGTCAGGTTTTGGGTGAGGGTGAGCGCTGTCGGACGTCCTGCGTATTCTTGAAGCAGAGACATAAATTCGGCCTGAAATTCAGGGTCTTCTTGAGCGTCAATAAAAGCCTGTTCTAACTGATCAAGTGCCGGAACCAGTATTTGTGGGACAAACTGGCCACCGAACTCGCCGAAGTAGGCGTTAAGTTTAGACATGATTGATTCCTTTTTGCTGTTCTGTCAGGTATCGGTATTCCGACGACTAATAATCTCTAATTTTTTGAAATGCTTGCTGTAGTTTGTCGGTGTCTTTGATGCCGGGAGCCGATTCAACCCCTGAATTGAAATCCAGTCCGTTACATCCCAGAGCCGCCGCTTCTTTCGCATTTTCCGGTGATAAAC
It includes:
- the trpB gene encoding tryptophan synthase subunit beta, coding for MSKLNAYFGEFGGQFVPQILVPALDQLEQAFIDAQEDPEFQAEFMSLLQEYAGRPTALTLTQNLTKGTKTKLYLKREDLLHGGAHKTNQVLGQALLAKRMGKQEIIAETGAGQHGVATAIACALLGLKCRVYMGAKDIERQSPNVFRMRLMGATVIPVHAGSSTLKDACNEAMRDWSASYETSHYLLGTAAGPHPFPTIVREFQRIIGEETKHQILAREGKLPDAVIACVGGGSNAIGMFADFIEEENVRLIGVEPGGKGVETHQHGAPLKYGKTGIYLGMKSPLMQDAYGQIEESYSVSAGLDFPSVGPQHAHLNAIGRAEYENITDDEALDAFQELARHEGIIPALESSHALAHALKMARSEPEKEQTLVVNLSGRGDKDIFTVHKILEEKGVLS